The proteins below are encoded in one region of Metallibacterium scheffleri:
- a CDS encoding alanyl-tRNA editing protein, whose translation MSRMLYAEDPYLQQCETRITAVHATGIELEATVFYPLGGGQPGDSGWLIDSGGRRTRITDTRRDRETGAILHQFETGAEVPPTGSAVRIEIDWARRHRHMRMHTCLHLLSAVVRHGVTGGNLSAESGRLDFDAEGVVLDAATIQAQLTRLIEADHPLRVRLISGTELAAQPELIKTLSVKPPMHLPQIRLIEIEDTDLQPCGGTHVTRTGEIGAVRVLKIESKGARNRRVVLGFADDAA comes from the coding sequence ATGAGTCGCATGCTCTACGCCGAAGATCCGTACCTGCAGCAGTGTGAAACACGTATTACTGCGGTGCACGCAACAGGCATCGAACTTGAAGCGACCGTGTTTTATCCCCTGGGCGGTGGACAGCCGGGCGACAGTGGTTGGCTGATCGACAGCGGAGGGCGACGCACACGCATCACCGACACGCGCCGCGACCGTGAAACAGGCGCGATCCTGCATCAGTTCGAAACCGGCGCCGAGGTTCCACCAACCGGCAGTGCCGTGCGCATCGAAATCGACTGGGCGCGACGCCATCGCCACATGCGCATGCACACCTGCCTGCACCTGCTTTCGGCCGTGGTACGGCACGGCGTCACCGGCGGCAACCTCAGCGCCGAAAGCGGCCGCCTGGACTTCGACGCCGAGGGCGTTGTACTGGATGCCGCGACGATTCAAGCACAGCTGACGCGGCTGATCGAAGCAGACCATCCGCTGCGCGTGCGCTTGATCAGCGGCACCGAACTGGCCGCGCAGCCCGAATTGATCAAGACACTCTCGGTCAAACCGCCCATGCATCTGCCGCAGATCCGCCTGATCGAAATCGAGGACACCGACCTGCAACCCTGCGGCGGCACGCACGTCACGCGCACCGGCGAAATCGGCGCGGTGCGCGTGCTCAAGATCGAAAGCAAGGGCGCGCGCAATCGCCGCGTGGTGCTGGGCTTCGCGGACGATGCGGCATGA